A genomic segment from bacterium encodes:
- the rplB gene encoding 50S ribosomal protein L2 — translation MGIKSFKPHTPGRRHMTVSTFEEITTDKPEKSLLEPLRKSGGRNNLGRVTAFCRGGGHKRAYRVIDFKRDKRDIPATVATIEYDPNRSANIALLHYADGEKRYIIAPDGLQVGAKIISSENADIKPGNALPIEKIPPGTFINCVELISGRGAKMGRAAGTIIQLMVKEGDFAHLKLPSGEVRLVRLNCFATIGQVGNIEHDSISLGKAGRSRWMGRKPSVRGVAMNPVDHPMGGGEGRSSGGRHPCSPWGLKSKGKKTRKSKNSDKLIIKRRK, via the coding sequence ATGGGAATCAAAAGTTTCAAACCGCATACTCCCGGACGTCGGCACATGACGGTCTCCACATTCGAGGAGATCACGACCGACAAGCCGGAGAAGTCGCTTCTTGAGCCGCTGCGTAAATCAGGCGGACGTAACAATCTTGGCCGTGTCACCGCGTTTTGTCGCGGCGGCGGTCACAAGCGCGCTTACCGCGTGATTGATTTCAAGCGCGACAAGCGCGACATTCCAGCCACGGTAGCGACGATTGAATATGATCCGAATCGCTCGGCGAATATTGCTTTGTTGCATTATGCCGATGGCGAAAAGCGTTACATCATTGCTCCGGACGGTCTGCAAGTTGGTGCGAAAATCATTTCGAGCGAGAATGCAGATATCAAACCGGGTAATGCATTGCCGATCGAAAAGATTCCGCCGGGCACATTCATCAATTGCGTTGAATTGATTTCCGGACGCGGCGCCAAAATGGGTCGCGCTGCCGGAACAATCATTCAATTGATGGTGAAGGAGGGCGACTTTGCCCACCTGAAGCTGCCTTCCGGCGAAGTTCGTCTGGTGCGGTTGAATTGCTTCGCCACGATTGGACAAGTTGGCAACATTGAACATGATTCGATTTCGTTGGGTAAAGCCGGCCGTAGCCGTTGGATGGGTCGCAAGCCTTCAGTTCGCGGCGTGGCGATGAACCCGGTTGACCATCCGATGGGCGGCGGCGAAGGCCGTTCGTCTGGCGGTCGTCACCCTTGCTCGCCCTGGGGATTGAAGTCCAAGGGTAAGAAGACACGCAAGTCGAAGAATTCTGATAAGTTGATTATTAAGCGGAGAAAGTAA
- the rpsS gene encoding 30S ribosomal protein S19 — protein sequence MARSLKKGPFIDDHLMKKVNALNSTGEKKVVKTWSRRSTISPEFVGHTLAIHNGNKFIPVYVTENMVGHKLGEFAPTRTFRGHSGQKLTEKTTKVAAAPATK from the coding sequence ATGGCTCGTTCGTTGAAAAAAGGACCATTTATCGATGACCATCTGATGAAGAAGGTCAACGCTCTGAATTCCACCGGCGAAAAGAAGGTTGTCAAGACCTGGTCGCGCCGCTCTACGATTTCTCCGGAATTTGTCGGGCACACGCTCGCAATTCATAATGGCAATAAATTCATCCCGGTTTACGTGACCGAAAACATGGTGGGACATAAGCTCGGAGAGTTTGCGCCGACGCGCACATTCCGCGGGCACTCCGGCCAAAAATTGACCGAGAAAACCACCAAGGTCGCTGCTGCGCCGGCCACTAAGTAG
- the rplV gene encoding 50S ribosomal protein L22, with protein MEATAKARFLRMSARKVRLVADLVRGMKVDKAISALDFVQKSAAEPIRSVVKSAAANAISTVGTSRLKPEDLTIATIFVDGGPAYKRYRAASMGRATPIKHRLCHITVIVSGEAREERRKGKAKAGAAAAGKETKDTKEAKSDSKE; from the coding sequence CTGGAAGCAACAGCCAAAGCGCGCTTTTTGCGCATGTCCGCCCGCAAGGTCCGCTTAGTAGCTGATCTCGTGCGTGGAATGAAGGTCGACAAAGCGATCTCGGCCCTTGATTTCGTTCAGAAGTCTGCTGCCGAGCCGATTCGCAGCGTCGTCAAATCAGCCGCAGCCAATGCGATAAGCACAGTGGGAACTTCGCGGCTTAAGCCGGAAGATCTTACCATTGCAACGATTTTCGTTGATGGTGGACCGGCATACAAGCGTTATCGCGCCGCCTCAATGGGACGCGCCACGCCGATCAAACATCGTTTGTGTCATATTACGGTTATCGTTTCCGGTGAAGCTCGTGAAGAGCGCCGCAAAGGCAAGGCGAAAGCTGGAGCCGCGGCTGCCGGTAAGGAAACCAAAGACACTAAAGAAGCTAAATCAGATAGTAAGGAATAG
- the rpsC gene encoding 30S ribosomal protein S3 yields the protein MGQKTHPVGLRLGIIRGWNSKWFAQRNFADLVASDLKIKRYVTQRLENAGLANIEILRDPKKVTIDIHTSRPGIVIGRKGIEVDKLREELRLLANTEITLNIIEVKKPELSARLVADSIARQLEGRISFRRAMKKAIGATMKMGAEGIKVQCGGRLGGAEIARTEKYKDGRIPLHTLRADIDYSTSTAHTAYGCIGVKVWICRGEILDRFAEPVKRPEDQQQNQQGERPRFRDDRGGRGGDRGGDRGRRGGGGGGGGQHQQRGRIRKPGGGGGAGGGGDRGPQQAQ from the coding sequence TTGGGTCAGAAAACTCATCCAGTCGGATTAAGACTGGGAATCATTCGCGGCTGGAACTCCAAGTGGTTCGCTCAACGCAATTTTGCCGACCTGGTCGCTTCCGATCTTAAGATCAAGCGCTATGTCACCCAGCGCCTCGAAAACGCGGGATTGGCAAACATCGAAATTCTTCGCGACCCGAAGAAGGTCACTATCGACATTCACACTTCGCGTCCGGGCATTGTCATCGGCCGCAAAGGCATTGAAGTCGATAAACTGCGTGAGGAGCTGCGTCTACTGGCCAACACCGAGATTACTCTCAATATTATTGAAGTCAAGAAGCCCGAGCTTTCAGCCCGGTTGGTAGCTGATTCGATCGCCCGCCAGTTGGAAGGCCGTATCAGTTTCCGCCGTGCCATGAAGAAGGCTATTGGAGCGACGATGAAGATGGGCGCCGAGGGGATTAAGGTCCAATGCGGCGGTCGTTTAGGCGGTGCTGAAATTGCACGCACTGAAAAGTACAAAGATGGTCGTATTCCTCTTCATACTTTGAGAGCAGATATTGATTATTCGACTTCAACTGCCCATACGGCTTATGGCTGTATCGGCGTGAAGGTTTGGATTTGTCGCGGCGAGATTCTCGACCGCTTTGCCGAACCGGTCAAGCGTCCGGAAGATCAGCAGCAGAATCAGCAGGGCGAGCGCCCGCGTTTCCGTGATGATCGCGGTGGCCGTGGTGGAGACCGCGGTGGAGATCGTGGACGTCGCGGCGGCGGTGGCGGAGGCGGCGGACAGCATCAGCAGCGCGGCCGGATTCGCAAGCCGGGTGGCGGTGGTGGAGCCGGAGGCGGCGGCGACAGAGGGCCTCAACAGGCACAGTAA